A genomic region of Manihot esculenta cultivar AM560-2 chromosome 15, M.esculenta_v8, whole genome shotgun sequence contains the following coding sequences:
- the LOC110601534 gene encoding DEAD-box ATP-dependent RNA helicase 14 yields the protein MAATATASSAGPRYAPEDPTLPKPWRGLVDGKTGYLYFWNPETNVTQYERPTISAHSSKSSSVPISSSVQVQQSSRYGYSPVKEDDRYGRGSNGGSKFDAGVKSGQIARGGAVQSQNFPGGTDNGPAGSSARGHGSSAGGSVLPVEAYRRRHEITVTGDEVPPPLTSFEDTGFPSEILREVHNAGFSAPTPIQAQSWPVALQSRDIVAIAKTGSGKTLGYLIPGFMHLKRCRNDAQLGPTVLVLSPTRELATQIQDEAVKFGKSSRISCTCLYGGAPKGPQLKELDRGADIVVATPGRLNDILEMRRISLSQVSYLVLDEADRMLDMGFEPQIRKIVKEVPARRQTLMYTATWPKEVRKIAADLLVNPVQVNIGNVDELVANKSITQYIEVLAPMEKHRRLEQILRSQEPGSKIIIFCSTKKMCDQLARNLTRQFGAAAIHGDKSQGERDYVLNQFRTGRSPVLVATDVAARGLDIKDIRVVINYDFPTGVEDYVHRIGRTGRAGATGVAYTFFGDQDSKYASDLIKVLEGANQRVPPEIRDMASRGGGGMGRPRRWGSAPGGRDGGRGGRSDFGYGGRDGGRGSSWGMSNSSSSRPEKGGGRGYEHVSRDRYGGYSDSYDRGRGHSRSPDRHDRVPPTRERSPVQSFHQAMIERGRATSPAQYQRERSRSPRGGGNNSHKVPNRERSPACSFHQAMMERSQASPPSHTQSGRSRSPYGGGSSSQKVSTREQSPVRSFHQAMMERNRASPPSHSQSGRSRSPSNGSGSSFHTAMAEKGRSSSNDVQQDRGRSTGSEHEDRAYNDASRSRFGEEEEEGMIPADEDGIIPPDDEGMYGGADGNFHCS from the exons ATGGCTGCTACTGCAACTGCTTCTTCTGCTGGTCCACGGTATGCACCGGAAGACCCTACTCTCCCCAAACCTTGGAGAGGTTTAGTTGATGGCAAAACTGGTTACCTTTATTTTTGGAATCCGGAGACTAATGTTACTCAGTATGAGAGGCCTACTATCTCAGCTCATTCATCAAAGTCTTCTTCAGTGCCCATAAGTTCTTCGGTTCAAGTTCAGCAATCTTCTCGTTATGGCTACAGCCCTGTTAAAGAAGATGATAGGTATGGCCGAGGCAGTAATGGTGGATCAAAATTTGATGCTGGAGTAAAGAGTGGCCAG ATTGCGAGAGGTGGAGCAGTTCAATCTCAAAATTTTCCAGGTGGAACTGACAATGGACCTGCTGGATCTTCTGCTAGAGGACATGGATCATCTGCCGGAGGAAGTGTTCTCCCTGTGGAGGCTTATCGTCGTCGGCATGAAATTACTGTCACT GGAGATGAAGTGCCCCCACCTCTTACATCATTTGAAGATACTGGTTTTCCTTCTGAGATTCTGAGAGAG GTACACAATGCAGGGTTCTCTGCCCCAACTCCAATTCAGGCACAATCGTGGCCAGTTGCTTTGCAGAGCAGAGATATAGTTGCCATTGCTAAGACAGGCTCGGGTAAGACTTTAGGTTACTTGATTCCTGGGTTTATGCATCTCAAGCGCTGCCGTAATGATGCACAGCTGGGTCCAACTGTGTTGGTATTGTCGCCAACAAGAGAGTTGGCAACACAGATACAGGATGAAGCTGTAAAGTTTGGGAAGTCATCAAGAATTTCATGCACG TGCTTATATGGAGGAGCACCAAAGGGACCCCAGTTGAAAGAACTAGACAGAGGAGCAGATATTGTGGTTGCTACACCTGGCCGTTTGAATGACATACTTGAAATGAGGAGAATTAGCCTTAGCCAAGTTTCTTACCTTGTACTAGATGAAGCTGATCGGATGTTGGACATGGGTTTTGAACCTCAGATACGTAAGATTGTAAAAGAGGTGCCTGCTCGTCGCCAGACTCTCATGTACACTGCAACTTGGCCGAAGGAAGTTCGGAAAATTGCAGCAGATCTACTGGTCAATCCTGTTCAAGTTAATATTGGCAACGTGGATGAACTTGTGGCTAACAAGTCAATAACACAG TATATTGAAGTATTGGCACCCATGGAGAAGCATAGAAGGTTGGAGCAGATATTACGGTCTCAAGAACCTGGATCaaagattattattttttgttcaACAAAAAAGATGTGTGATCAACTTGCTCGCAATCTTACTCGCCAGTTTGGAGCTGCTGCTATTCATGGAGATAAATCGCAGGGTGAGAGGGATTATGTTCTGAATCAGTTCCGCACAGGAAGGTCTCCAGTGCTTGTAGCCACAGATGTTGCTGCTCGAGGACTGGACATTAAAGACATCAG GGTGGTCATCAACTATGATTTCCCTACTGGAGTGGAGGATTATGTTCATAGGATTGGGAGGACTGGGAGGGCTGGTGCTACTGGAGTTGCTTACACGTTCTTTGGTGACCAGGATTCTAAGTATGCTTCAGATCTCATCAAAGTCTTGGAAGGGGCAAACCAGCGGGTCCCTCCAGAGATTCGTGATATGGCTTCTCGTGGTGGTGGGGGGATGGGCAGGCCTAGACGTTGGGGTTCTGCTCCTGGTGGACGTGATGGGGGGCGTGGTGGACGTAGTGATTTTGGTTATGGGGGACGAGATGGGGGAAGAGGCAGTAGTTGGGGAATGTCTAATTCCTCTTCCAGCAGGCCAGAAAAAGGAGGTGGCCGTGGATATGAGCACGTGTCCCGAGACAG ATATGGTGGGTACAGTGATAGCTATGATAGAGGTCGTGGTCATAGTCGGAGCCCTGATAGGCATGACAGGGTTCCACCAACACGTGAACGGTCTCCAGTGCAGAGTTTTCACCAGGCAATGATTGAAAGAGGTCGAGCAACCTCACCAGCACAATACCAAAGGGAGAGGTCAAGATCCCCTCGTGGTGGTGGCAACAATTCTCACAAGGTACCCAATCGCGAACGGTCTCCAGCCTGCAGTTTTCACCAGGCTATGATGGAAAGAAGTCAGGCATCCCCACCATCTCATACCCAGAGTGGGAGGTCAAGATCCCCTTATGGTGGAGGCAGCAGTTCTCAGAAGGTATCCACTCGTGAACAGTCTCCTGTTCGCAGTTTTCACCAGGCTATGATGGAAAGAAACCGGGCATCACCACCATCTCATAGCCAGAGTGGTAGGTCAAGATCCCCTTCTAATGGCAGTGGCAGTAGTTTCCACACAGCAATGGCAGAAAAAGGCCGTTCGTCATCAAATGATGTCCAGCAGGATCGAGGAAGATCAACTGGAAGTGAACACGAGGACAGAGCATATAATGATGCGTCAAGATCTCGTTTTGgagaggaagaagaggaaggCATGATTCCTGCTGATGAGGATGGCATAATACCACCAGATGATGAAGGCATGTATGGAGGGGCAGATGGAAACTTCCATTGTTCTTAG